In Juglans microcarpa x Juglans regia isolate MS1-56 chromosome 7D, Jm3101_v1.0, whole genome shotgun sequence, the following are encoded in one genomic region:
- the LOC121238863 gene encoding U-box domain-containing protein 13-like, which translates to MEDEKVALVRSLIDIVNEIASISDFRSTVKKQYCNLARRLKLLIPMFEEIRDIKEAVPEETLKALFSIKEALQSAKDLLRFGSEGSKIYLVLEREQIMNKFQEVTAQLEQALSGITYENLDISDEVKEQVELVLAQFRRAKGRVDAPDVELYEDLLSLYNKGNDAATDLAVLRRLAEKLQLMGIADLTQESLALHEMVAASGGDPGESIEKMSMLLKKVKDFVQTENPDMDAPPRENILPPSRSGQASNDKNHKAPVIPEDFRCPISLELMTDPVIVSTGQTYERSCIEKWLDAGHGTCPKTLQTLSSTALTPNYVLRSLIAQWCETNGIEPPKRPSNSRASKTTSACTPAERTKIEILLRKLASNNPEDKQSAAAEIRLLAKRNADNRVAIAEAGAIPLLVGLLLTADSRTQEHAVTALLNLSICEDNKGSIISYGAVPGIVHVLRKGSMEARENAAATLFSLSVVDENKIRIGNSGAIPPLVTLLSEGTQRGKKDAATALFNLCIYQGNKGKAVRAGVVPTLMRLLTEPGGGMVDEALAILAILASHPEGKAAIGSAEAVPALVEVIASGSPRNRENAAAVLVHLCTGGQQHLVEAKELGVKGPLVDLAQNGTDRGKRKAAQLLERMSRFDEQQKQAQAEAQMEQSQASSTTDADDS; encoded by the exons ATGGAGGACGAGAAAGTAGCGCTGGTTCGGAGCCTCATCGATATAGTGAACGAGATTGCTTCGATCTCGGACTTCAGGTCTACGGTCAAGAAGCAGTACTGCAATCTGGCTAGGAGGTTGAAGCTGTTGATCCCAATGTTCGAGGAGATTAGGGACATCAAAGAGGCGGTCCCGGAGGAGACCCTCAAAGCTTTGTTTTCCATCAAGGAAGCTCTACAGTCTGCAAAAGACTTGCTCAGATTTGGTAGCGAAGGGAGCAAGATTTACCTG GTCTTAGAGAGGGAGcaaattatgaataaatttcAAGAGGTGACAGCTCAACTGGAGCAAGCTCTGAGTGGAATTACCTATGAAAATCTTGACATATCTGACGAAGTTAAGGAACAG GTTGAACTTGTCCTTGCTCAGTTCAGAAGAGCCAAAGGAAGGGTTGATGCTCCCGATGTTGAGCTTTATGAAGATCTCTTATCTCTTTACAACAAGGGCAATGATGCAGCAACAGATCTAGCTGTCCTAAGGAGATTAGCTGAAAAGTTACAATTAATGGGAATAGCTGACCTAACACAAGAGTCACTAGCTTTGCATGAGATGGTTGCTGCCAGTGGGGGAGATCCTGGGGAGAGCATTGAGAAGATGTCAATGCTACTGAAGAAAGTCAAGGATTTTGTGCAAACAGAAAACCCTGACATGGATGCTCCTCCCAGAGAAAATATTCTTCCTCCGAGCCGCAGTGGACAAGCATCCAATGACAAAAATCACAAGGCACCAGTTATACCAGAAGATTTCCGCTGTCCAATATCCCTGGAGTTGATGACAGATCCTGTCATTGTTTCAACAGGGCAG ACCTATGAACGATCCTGCATTGAGAAGTGGCTGGATGCAGGGCATGGGACATGTCCAAAGACACTACAGACCCTCTCTAGCACTGCCTTGACACCCAACTATGTTTTACGTAGCCTCATAGCTCAATGGTGTGAGACAAATGGCATTGAACCACCAAAACGACCCAGTAATTCTAGAGCCAGTAAAACGACATCTGCCTGTACACCTGCTGAACGTACTAAGATTGAAATTCTCCTTCGGAAGCTCGCATCCAACAACCCAGAAGACAAGCAATCCGCTGCGGCCGAGATCCGCCTTCTTGCCAAGCGTAATGCAGATAACCGTGTGGCCATTGCTGAAGCTGGTGCAATCCCTCTTCTTGTTGGCCTCCTTTTAACAGCTGACTCCCGCACCCAAGAGCATGCGGTGACAGCACTACTTAACCTCTCCATATGTGAGGACAATAAAGGAAGTATCATATCGTATGGGGCAGTTCCTGGTATAGTTCATGTGCTCAGGAAGGGGAGCATGGAAGCACGGGAAAATGCAGCAGCTACCCTTTTCAGCCTCTCTGTCGTGGATgaaaataagattagaattgGAAATTCTGGAGCCATCCCTCCACTTGTGACACTACTGAGTGAAGGAACGCAGAGGGGTAAGAAGGATGCCGCGACAGCACTTTTCAACCTGTGCATTTACCAAGGGAACAAGGGAAAGGCGGTGAGAGCGGGTGTTGTTCCGACATTGATGCGGCTCCTAACAGAACCAGGAGGAGGAATGGTGGATGAGGCACTGGCCATTTTAGCAATACTGGCTAGCCATCCTGAAGGTAAAGCTGCCATTGGATCTGCAGAGGCAGTACCAGCATTGGTAGAGGTTATTGCGAGTGGATCCCCCAGGAATAGAGAGAATGCAGCTGCAGTTTTGGTGCACCTTTGCACTGGAGGCCAACAACATCTCGTAGAGGCCAAAGAGCTTGGAGTTAAGGGTCCACTGGTGGATTTGGCACAAAATGGCACAGACAGGGGCAAGCGAAAGGCTGCACAGTTGCTAGAGCGTATGAGCAGGTTTGATGAGCAACAGAAGCAGGCTCAGGCAGAAGCTCAGATGGAGCAGTCACAGGCATCCTCTACGACTGATGCCGATGATAGCTGA